One window of Dyadobacter sandarakinus genomic DNA carries:
- a CDS encoding alpha/beta hydrolase yields MMTSLNPAFHFFKYNVRRAILLATLLAFTLPLVQAQPSRSKGIIEDGKHYSKVFKEERNFRLILPADYHQHPERRYPVIYYFHGNAGRFNGPAEGEVSRSGEARYYDDFNGNYERTGPDSLDNFTSYVADNDVIIAKWDGYVPAQYPRPYDIAPVKEDRQFVDYFPEFVEYIDANYRTKAYREARAVSGLSMGGFMSMLVASKYPHLLSSASFFCPSASFTVGPKALQIYTPFKEMGRNFVGMPIRMHLGSKDFLRQHDQEIDDAYKTLELNYESWHYGIGYFRGFHNAVNIKSQFDFHMHYFRMPLAKPDKWHHIDLYPNFSVWNYEVKTDRKVPGFTLLDDVRREGFSLQTKKWLPDGPTLPGLSVNITTDSIYKPNTTFELLELNVPTRKITHKNLRSDLKGRIQWQGNSEHSNIGIYKNGDPGHITLATYTLDRQMPGVGDIVSLTPLLFNKGGAAVDSVRIELIAQDQDVEVMDPAITVGKILQGTLYDKTAFKIRSRNANLDRAKLKLLLTYQGKKDQFLLEVPFYSPEKTLTKFEIADGRNVNLEVENQTRVGEGNGDGTVNPGEWISIFTKSELDSLHDFGLQLFTEDPNVMMENRRMLFFARADWSGAQRLTSQVQIRKDCPDGHEIKFYGIYEYPKTGNTRRDSHGAHSFIHETRRVSFTVKVKK; encoded by the coding sequence ATGATGACTTCCTTAAATCCTGCTTTTCACTTTTTCAAATACAATGTCCGCCGTGCAATATTACTGGCAACATTGCTAGCTTTTACATTGCCACTAGTTCAGGCGCAGCCGTCGCGGTCGAAAGGCATTATTGAAGATGGGAAACATTACAGCAAAGTATTTAAAGAGGAGCGCAACTTTCGGCTGATTTTGCCTGCGGATTACCACCAGCATCCCGAGCGGCGGTATCCGGTGATTTACTATTTTCATGGGAATGCGGGGCGGTTTAATGGTCCGGCGGAGGGGGAAGTTTCGCGCTCGGGTGAGGCGCGGTATTACGATGATTTCAATGGAAATTACGAGCGTACCGGGCCGGATTCGCTGGATAATTTTACGAGCTATGTGGCTGACAATGATGTGATCATCGCGAAGTGGGACGGCTATGTGCCCGCGCAATATCCACGTCCATACGACATTGCGCCGGTGAAGGAAGACCGGCAGTTTGTGGACTATTTCCCTGAATTTGTAGAGTACATAGATGCAAATTACCGCACCAAAGCGTACCGGGAGGCGCGGGCGGTTTCAGGGCTGAGCATGGGCGGGTTTATGTCGATGCTCGTGGCTTCGAAATATCCGCATTTGCTGTCGAGCGCCTCGTTTTTCTGTCCGTCGGCTTCCTTTACAGTTGGACCGAAGGCTTTGCAGATTTACACGCCATTTAAAGAAATGGGCCGAAATTTTGTGGGTATGCCGATTCGGATGCACTTAGGTAGCAAGGATTTTCTGCGCCAGCATGACCAGGAAATTGATGATGCCTATAAAACCTTAGAGCTGAACTACGAGAGCTGGCATTACGGCATCGGCTATTTCAGGGGATTTCACAATGCGGTGAATATTAAAAGTCAGTTTGATTTTCACATGCATTACTTCCGCATGCCGCTGGCAAAACCGGATAAATGGCATCATATTGATCTTTATCCCAACTTTTCAGTCTGGAATTATGAGGTAAAAACTGATCGAAAAGTTCCAGGATTTACTTTGCTGGACGATGTGCGGCGGGAAGGATTTAGTTTGCAAACAAAAAAATGGCTCCCCGACGGCCCGACCTTGCCGGGCTTATCCGTCAATATTACGACGGACAGCATTTACAAACCCAACACCACTTTTGAACTTCTTGAACTGAATGTTCCTACCCGAAAAATCACCCACAAAAACCTGCGCAGCGACCTAAAGGGACGTATTCAATGGCAGGGAAACAGCGAGCACAGCAACATTGGAATTTACAAAAACGGGGATCCTGGCCACATTACCTTGGCTACCTATACGCTTGACCGGCAGATGCCCGGCGTCGGGGATATCGTTTCTTTAACTCCATTATTGTTTAATAAAGGCGGCGCGGCGGTGGACTCGGTACGCATAGAGCTGATTGCGCAGGATCAAGATGTCGAGGTGATGGATCCCGCGATTACAGTTGGGAAGATTTTGCAAGGTACTTTGTATGATAAAACTGCATTTAAAATTAGGTCACGAAATGCGAATTTAGACCGCGCGAAGCTGAAATTATTGCTCACTTATCAGGGCAAAAAAGATCAGTTTTTGCTGGAAGTGCCCTTTTATTCACCTGAAAAAACATTGACAAAATTTGAGATCGCAGATGGTCGCAATGTCAATCTCGAAGTCGAAAACCAAACACGGGTTGGAGAGGGAAATGGCGACGGAACCGTCAATCCGGGCGAGTGGATCAGCATTTTCACCAAATCAGAGCTTGATTCGCTGCATGATTTTGGCTTGCAGCTTTTTACCGAAGATCCTAATGTAATGATGGAAAACCGTCGCATGCTCTTTTTCGCCCGCGCCGACTGGTCGGGTGCGCAGCGGCTTACTTCCCAGGTGCAGATCAGGAAAGATTGCCCGGATGGGCATGAAATCAAATTTTATGGCATTTACGAATATCCCAAAACCGGCAACACGCGCCGCGATAGCCATGGGGCACATTCGTTTATCCATGAAACCAGGCGTGTTTCTTTTACTGTGAAGGTCAAAAAATAG
- a CDS encoding ACT domain-containing protein — MENQFAGSSRISIYVTDTNNMLSRLLQVFGKSRFEVSYMQVFKTEDEHLKLIVVEATFPKEMMTLILERIEKIIEVHRAFSHPDEAEIPSTGRNG, encoded by the coding sequence ATGGAAAACCAGTTTGCCGGGTCTAGCCGGATATCGATCTACGTCACAGACACGAATAACATGCTGAGCAGACTATTGCAGGTATTTGGCAAAAGCCGCTTTGAGGTCAGCTACATGCAGGTTTTTAAAACAGAGGACGAACACCTGAAACTGATCGTCGTGGAGGCGACATTTCCCAAAGAGATGATGACGCTGATCCTGGAACGCATTGAAAAGATCATTGAAGTGCACCGGGCTTTTTCGCACCCTGATGAAGCTGAAATTCCGTCGACGGGCAGGAACGGTTAG
- a CDS encoding beta-N-acetylhexosaminidase — translation MNFVTTFPQNRKISAGKMLFLACCLFLTTSTVNAQVKTSKAATTKNIDPGSALLPLPQQAALTRKMFTINKKWKIVADPASAKEQASLQEGLKEAGLTLNNASGASGTAPAIRLVVQPGSVNIGASVDTNRAALTRQAYKLSLKPGNVTITANATQGLYYGVQTFLQLLREQAPQMQLPEGEITDWPNVEVRMIYWDDAHHLEKMSALKRIIKQASTYKINAFSIKLEGHFQYKSAPAIVEPYALTPAEYQELADYANAYYVDMVPFLDAPAHVSFILKHPEYRKLRLIDDINYQFSVTNPETFKLLDAMFSELINASKGSKYIIFSNDEAYYTGKAPSEKAMADSLGGNGRLLAWFIKKMADRLHEQGRTVLFWGEFPLRKEDITALPTHLVDGVYNKEIAAEYKKHGIRQFVYTATQGAEPIFPNYYPLHTKSAVMADGSDRSSGRVADMMKEINTAFADNLSSFAGVVIAGWADAGLHPETFWLGYATATAAGWNSKNLTPENASARFMNAFYGPKQKDMDSIYHVLSEQAEFHTESWDWIPSTWRPMIKGNSDSLFVHPERDQTLPLLPVPLAGTLAIADKTHPVNTARLATAKAMLPRNKYALQLIRDNKSLVKSQLYNLEVLESVAAICGQNLRMLVTLNQVTDLLQKASTTGATNSTQAIKQLDAAMDMISKLKTQRDSTLAFVEKIWFKEWQPLVEEANGRKFLFEVDDIKDHQPVRTIDLSYLIYRELHYPLEEWWSNVQKVRNEYAQQHKLPVVNKTLNWQQYR, via the coding sequence TTGAACTTTGTTACAACTTTCCCACAAAACCGAAAGATCAGCGCAGGCAAAATGCTTTTCCTGGCCTGCTGTCTTTTTCTAACAACAAGCACAGTAAACGCCCAGGTCAAAACTTCAAAGGCAGCCACCACAAAAAACATTGATCCCGGATCTGCCTTACTCCCACTCCCACAGCAGGCTGCGCTGACCAGGAAAATGTTCACCATCAACAAAAAATGGAAAATTGTAGCCGATCCGGCATCGGCCAAAGAGCAGGCGAGCTTGCAGGAAGGCTTGAAAGAGGCGGGCCTTACATTGAATAATGCCTCAGGCGCATCAGGGACCGCTCCGGCTATCCGGCTCGTGGTGCAACCCGGATCCGTAAACATTGGCGCAAGCGTGGATACCAACCGTGCGGCGCTTACTCGTCAGGCCTACAAGCTGAGCCTGAAGCCAGGCAATGTGACCATTACGGCCAATGCTACGCAGGGCTTGTACTATGGTGTGCAAACGTTTTTACAGTTGCTCCGCGAGCAGGCGCCTCAAATGCAGCTGCCGGAAGGTGAGATTACCGACTGGCCGAATGTGGAAGTCCGGATGATTTATTGGGACGACGCTCACCACCTGGAAAAAATGAGTGCATTGAAGCGAATTATCAAACAGGCCTCTACCTATAAAATCAACGCGTTTTCAATTAAACTGGAAGGTCATTTTCAATACAAATCGGCTCCTGCGATCGTGGAGCCGTATGCATTAACACCTGCTGAGTACCAGGAACTGGCAGATTATGCAAATGCGTACTACGTGGACATGGTACCTTTTTTGGATGCGCCTGCGCACGTTTCTTTTATCCTCAAACATCCGGAATACCGGAAGCTGCGACTGATTGATGACATAAATTACCAGTTTTCGGTCACCAATCCGGAGACATTCAAGCTCCTGGATGCCATGTTCAGTGAGCTGATCAATGCGAGCAAAGGCAGCAAATACATCATTTTTTCAAATGATGAAGCCTACTACACCGGCAAAGCACCGTCGGAAAAAGCGATGGCCGACAGCCTTGGCGGAAACGGGCGACTACTGGCCTGGTTTATCAAAAAAATGGCTGACAGGCTGCATGAGCAGGGCCGCACGGTTTTGTTCTGGGGTGAATTTCCTTTGCGAAAAGAGGATATTACAGCCTTGCCGACACATCTGGTGGACGGGGTTTATAACAAGGAAATCGCGGCTGAGTATAAGAAACACGGCATTCGCCAGTTTGTCTATACCGCCACGCAGGGCGCCGAGCCCATTTTTCCAAACTACTACCCGCTGCATACCAAGTCGGCCGTGATGGCGGATGGAAGTGACCGCTCCTCGGGCCGGGTGGCAGATATGATGAAGGAAATCAATACGGCTTTTGCCGACAACCTGTCGTCTTTTGCGGGCGTGGTGATTGCCGGCTGGGCCGATGCAGGGCTGCATCCGGAGACATTCTGGCTGGGCTATGCGACGGCTACGGCTGCTGGGTGGAACAGCAAAAACCTGACTCCCGAAAATGCTTCTGCGCGGTTTATGAATGCTTTTTACGGACCAAAGCAGAAAGATATGGATAGCATTTACCACGTCCTGAGCGAGCAGGCCGAGTTCCATACTGAAAGCTGGGACTGGATCCCGTCAACCTGGCGGCCCATGATCAAGGGAAATTCGGACAGCCTTTTTGTGCATCCTGAAAGAGATCAAACCCTGCCCCTACTACCCGTGCCGTTAGCTGGCACACTGGCGATTGCGGACAAAACTCATCCCGTCAATACCGCGCGCCTCGCTACTGCAAAAGCCATGCTCCCACGTAATAAATATGCGCTCCAATTGATTCGGGACAACAAATCGCTTGTCAAATCCCAGCTTTATAATCTGGAAGTGCTCGAATCAGTAGCCGCAATCTGCGGACAGAATTTGCGGATGCTGGTAACATTGAACCAGGTGACGGATTTGCTGCAAAAAGCTTCAACTACCGGCGCAACTAACTCAACCCAGGCAATCAAGCAGCTGGATGCCGCCATGGACATGATCAGCAAATTGAAAACACAGCGCGACAGTACACTGGCATTCGTAGAAAAAATATGGTTTAAAGAATGGCAGCCGCTCGTGGAAGAAGCCAACGGACGTAAGTTTTTGTTTGAGGTGGACGACATCAAAGATCATCAGCCGGTGCGCACCATCGATCTTAGCTATTTAATTTACAGGGAATTGCATTATCCGCTGGAAGAGTGGTGGAGCAATGTGCAGAAAGTCAGGAATGAATATGCGCAGCAGCACAAGTTGCCGGTCGTGAATAAAACACTGAACTGGCAGCAATACCGGTAG
- a CDS encoding type II toxin-antitoxin system RelE/ParE family toxin, whose translation MNKLFEILILEEALEFLTGLDKKHSEKILFNIRKSQVKTDPELFKKLTDEIWEFRTLYQGLQYRLLAFWDKTLPTDTLVVSTHGFIKKRSKVAHKEIQKALTMRTEYFSNKQKENNKRK comes from the coding sequence ATGAACAAGCTTTTTGAAATTCTGATTTTAGAAGAGGCGCTTGAATTTCTGACTGGACTTGACAAGAAGCATTCTGAGAAAATACTCTTTAACATTCGTAAATCACAGGTCAAAACTGATCCTGAACTTTTCAAGAAACTCACCGATGAAATCTGGGAGTTCAGGACACTTTATCAAGGTCTTCAATATAGGCTTCTGGCGTTTTGGGACAAAACTTTACCTACTGATACCTTGGTAGTTTCCACACATGGATTTATAAAAAAGAGAAGTAAAGTTGCGCATAAGGAAATCCAAAAGGCACTTACCATGCGAACTGAATACTTTTCGAACAAACAAAAGGAAAACAACAAGAGAAAATGA
- a CDS encoding HEPN domain-containing protein, with the protein MKSSLSHLPKEKQEELKVLTKIILDKIPAEMIILFGSHARGDWVEDFQETYEYVSDFDILVVTKDRKAARGHKKWQELDKALAANQDITKTNIIQHSVWFVNDKIERNFYFFVDIFKEGIMLFDSGNFSLSEPKELSPQERQKKAINSFGHWFKRGNDFQKYADLAMQNEDNNFSVFNLHQTTETYYAAILLVFTDYKPRTHDIEELGKQVENLHSDFKTVFPKNTPEEARLFKLLKKAYIDARYEINYKIEKGELEYLSDRVKLLRDLTERICKGCIAKFTEK; encoded by the coding sequence TTGAAATCCTCCCTCTCCCACCTACCCAAAGAAAAGCAGGAAGAATTAAAAGTCCTCACCAAAATTATTCTTGACAAAATACCCGCTGAAATGATCATTCTTTTTGGAAGTCATGCGCGTGGTGATTGGGTGGAGGACTTTCAGGAGACTTATGAATATGTGAGTGACTTTGATATTCTGGTCGTTACTAAAGATAGGAAAGCTGCAAGAGGACATAAGAAATGGCAGGAATTAGATAAGGCACTAGCGGCTAATCAGGACATTACCAAAACTAATATCATTCAACATAGCGTTTGGTTTGTGAATGACAAAATCGAGCGGAACTTCTATTTCTTCGTGGATATTTTCAAGGAAGGAATTATGCTTTTTGATTCCGGAAATTTCAGTTTATCCGAGCCGAAAGAATTGAGTCCGCAGGAAAGACAAAAGAAAGCGATAAATTCTTTTGGCCATTGGTTTAAAAGAGGAAATGACTTTCAAAAATATGCTGATTTGGCAATGCAAAATGAAGACAACAATTTTTCGGTATTCAATCTTCATCAAACAACAGAAACATATTATGCAGCCATACTTCTCGTTTTCACCGACTACAAGCCCCGAACTCACGATATTGAAGAATTAGGAAAACAAGTTGAGAATCTTCATTCAGATTTTAAAACTGTTTTCCCTAAAAATACACCTGAAGAGGCTCGTCTATTCAAACTTCTCAAAAAAGCATATATTGACGCGCGCTATGAAATCAACTACAAGATTGAGAAAGGGGAATTGGAATATTTATCCGATCGTGTGAAGTTGCTAAGGGATTTGACGGAGCGGATATGTAAGGGGTGTATTGCGAAGTTTACGGAAAAATAA
- a CDS encoding helix-turn-helix domain-containing protein, translated as MKTYTLDEVQDKLLGKVGTPERDKFEYELQMDLIGKAIKETRKERNLTQEELGKLIGVQKAQISRLESNASNVTMDTLLRVFTALKAKVKLQVELPNLKISIGE; from the coding sequence ATGAAAACGTACACATTGGACGAAGTTCAGGATAAACTTCTCGGTAAAGTCGGGACACCAGAACGGGACAAATTTGAATACGAGTTACAAATGGACCTGATCGGCAAGGCTATAAAAGAGACCAGAAAAGAAAGAAATTTGACGCAAGAAGAATTAGGGAAATTAATTGGTGTGCAGAAAGCGCAAATTTCAAGACTCGAAAGCAATGCTAGTAATGTTACAATGGATACATTGCTAAGAGTTTTTACAGCTTTAAAAGCCAAGGTGAAGCTGCAAGTTGAGTTGCCAAACTTAAAAATCAGTATTGGAGAATAG
- a CDS encoding DoxX family protein — MRSELEDFAEAVSRVTVRFQEMWVQLLRRSGKRHNNMDNQDLKTAGRILLGASLVYAGISHLTFARKEFRAQVPDFVPLKTDDTVVYSGFAEIALGAALIATPAKHRAKVGKFAAAFFTAVFPGNIAQYTHKRDAFGLDTDKKRFGRLFFQPVLIWWALASTR, encoded by the coding sequence TTGCGTAGTGAGTTAGAGGATTTTGCAGAAGCTGTTTCCCGTGTGACAGTGAGATTCCAGGAAATGTGGGTACAGTTATTGAGACGTTCCGGAAAACGACACAACAACATGGACAATCAAGACCTAAAAACCGCAGGAAGAATATTACTGGGCGCTAGCCTGGTTTACGCAGGCATCAGTCATTTAACATTTGCCAGAAAAGAATTCCGGGCGCAAGTCCCTGACTTTGTTCCACTCAAAACGGACGATACGGTGGTTTATTCCGGGTTCGCGGAAATTGCACTCGGGGCCGCGCTAATCGCCACACCCGCAAAGCATCGTGCAAAAGTCGGTAAGTTCGCTGCTGCATTTTTTACCGCCGTCTTCCCCGGCAATATCGCCCAATACACCCACAAAAGGGACGCATTTGGACTTGACACAGATAAAAAACGTTTTGGCAGATTGTTTTTTCAGCCGGTTCTGATCTGGTGGGCGCTGGCTAGTACGCGCTAA
- a CDS encoding Rpn family recombination-promoting nuclease/putative transposase: MDKHTQKHDTFIRAIMGNRQIALDYFQSCIPRNIQDLLDFSTFQQLPDTYISKELQKSISDIVYTCKRAGGDGEVKISLLVEHKSYVDKYVPIQIGSYIFSGLLKQISNKESPSLIIPILLYHGKDRWEYKTLADIFENVEPALRGFVPDYQYIFHNLGEISDEEIQELHNKFLAASLLAMKHIAFKEQLNALLPTILTLASGMGKNLQNSLVVYTLDGNPLTEKQIDDLFTLLGNQNKDAIMDILEVFKEKGKQETTCEAVKNLIKQAVLTDEQIASAMNVRIDYIAEIRESMTSES, from the coding sequence ATGGACAAGCACACACAAAAACATGACACCTTTATCAGGGCCATCATGGGTAACCGGCAGATCGCCCTCGACTATTTCCAATCCTGCATTCCGAGAAATATCCAGGATCTGCTTGATTTCTCAACCTTTCAGCAACTTCCTGATACATACATTTCCAAGGAACTGCAAAAATCCATATCTGATATTGTGTACACCTGCAAAAGAGCAGGCGGCGACGGAGAGGTAAAGATCTCGTTACTCGTCGAACACAAAAGCTACGTCGACAAATACGTACCGATCCAGATTGGCAGCTACATTTTTTCCGGACTTTTAAAGCAGATCAGCAACAAAGAAAGTCCCTCGCTAATCATTCCGATTCTCCTTTACCACGGCAAAGACCGGTGGGAGTACAAAACGCTGGCGGATATCTTCGAAAATGTGGAACCAGCATTGCGTGGGTTTGTGCCTGATTACCAATATATTTTCCATAACCTGGGCGAGATTTCTGATGAAGAAATCCAGGAGCTGCACAATAAATTTTTGGCTGCGTCCCTGCTGGCTATGAAACATATTGCGTTTAAAGAACAGTTGAATGCATTACTTCCAACCATTTTGACGCTGGCAAGTGGGATGGGGAAGAACTTGCAAAATAGCCTCGTTGTTTATACATTGGATGGAAATCCTCTTACCGAAAAACAAATTGATGACCTCTTTACATTATTAGGAAATCAAAACAAAGACGCGATTATGGATATTTTAGAAGTATTCAAGGAAAAAGGCAAACAAGAAACTACTTGTGAGGCTGTAAAGAATCTGATTAAGCAGGCAGTGCTTACCGATGAACAAATTGCTTCTGCAATGAATGTGAGAATAGATTACATCGCGGAGATTCGGGAATCAATGACCTCAGAATCATAA
- the agaR gene encoding transcriptional repressor AgaR, whose amino-acid sequence MKKTAQRRSLILQKLDELGEVNVNDLSEMLEVSEVTIRNDLDKLENSNLLVRAHGGAFKTNNIALTVTEKRNINHDIKRLIGKKAVSLINEEDSIILDSGTTTFEISNNLEKFKNLTVISNALDIVNNLAQYENLQVYMPGGYLKEFSMSLVGPMAERNFKQLYCNKLFLGIDGIKANTGFFTHYMEEAYLNQIMIDIAEEVIIVTDSSKFKKSGLAFICGFDKINKVVTDDKIEEADLRMLKQHNIEVIIA is encoded by the coding sequence ATGAAAAAGACTGCGCAGCGTCGTTCGCTTATCCTGCAAAAACTCGATGAACTGGGTGAAGTAAATGTGAATGATTTAAGTGAAATGCTGGAAGTGAGTGAAGTCACGATCCGCAATGATCTGGACAAGCTGGAAAATAGCAATCTGCTCGTGCGGGCTCATGGCGGGGCATTCAAAACCAACAACATAGCCCTGACCGTTACCGAAAAAAGGAACATTAACCACGACATCAAACGGCTGATCGGCAAGAAGGCCGTGTCGCTGATCAATGAGGAAGACAGCATTATTCTGGACTCGGGCACCACGACTTTTGAAATCTCCAACAACCTTGAAAAATTTAAAAACCTGACCGTCATCAGTAACGCGCTGGACATTGTGAACAACCTGGCCCAGTACGAAAACTTGCAGGTATATATGCCGGGCGGCTACCTCAAAGAATTCTCAATGTCGCTCGTCGGCCCGATGGCGGAGCGGAATTTTAAGCAACTATACTGCAACAAACTTTTCCTCGGAATCGACGGAATTAAGGCCAATACGGGCTTTTTCACCCACTACATGGAAGAGGCCTACCTCAACCAGATCATGATCGACATCGCTGAAGAAGTCATCATCGTAACTGATTCTTCCAAATTCAAAAAGTCAGGGCTGGCGTTTATTTGTGGTTTTGATAAGATTAATAAGGTGGTGACGGATGATAAGATTGAGGAGGCGGATTTGCGGATGCTGAAACAGCATAATATTGAGGTGATTATTGCGTGA